Genomic segment of Kibdelosporangium phytohabitans:
GCCAACACCGACGGCACCGTCCTGGCCGCCGGCACCGGAAGCGGCGACGTCCACCTGTGGGACACCGGCGAAGCGTCTCGCCCGCAATTGCTCGCGACCGTCAGCGTCGCCCCTGGTGCCACAGTGGCCTGGTTGGAGTTCCGGGCTGACGGCACCGTGCTCGCGGTCGCCACCAAGGACGGGACTGTCACTCTCGTCGACGTCGCCGACCCGCGGCGCCCGGCGAAGCTGGCCGCGAAGACCGAATCCGGCAAGGCCCTCAACGACGTCCGCTTCACCCCCGACGGGAAGCTCCTCGTCACCGGCAGCGACGACGGCAACGCCTACCTCTACGACATCGCCGACGCCGCACGACCGCGGCTGCGGCTGCGGGCCACACTGCCGGTCGGAAACGCCGCGACCTCGATCGCGATCAACCGCAACGGCACGACCCTGGCCGTGGGCGCCGCCGCTGACGACAACGTCCACCTGTGGGATCTCACCGGCGCCGGCCAACCGCGGCCGATCGGAGGCTCGCTGGACGGACCCGTCGCCGACCTCCACCAACTGGCGTTCCACCCCGAACGCGACGAACTCGCCGCCGCCAGCATCGACGGCACGGTCTGGCTGTGGAACCTCACCGATCCACACGCGCCCGAGCACACCGCAACCATCACCGCTTCCGCCGACGCGGCGATGACCCTCGCCTACACCCACGACGGCGCGCAACTCGCCGTCGGGACCCGTGACGGCACCGTGCGGCTGTGGCGGACCGACCTGGACGCCACTCTCCGGTGGCTCTGCACCGCCGCCGGAACCAGCATCACTCCTACCGAGTGGGAACAGTTCCTCCCTGGCACCCCGTACGCCCCACCCTGTGCCTGATCAGCTGTGTTCGTACGGAAGGCCGCAAACGCGTTCCGCCCCTCGGGAGAGTGGTCAGGTCACCAGGACCGACTTGTGTTCGCGCAGAGCGGCCATCAGCGCCGGAATCACCAGGTCGAGAACATCCACTTTGGACACCACGGCCGGGATGAGCAGGATCATGCCGTCGCCGCGATCCTGGACAACGAGTGCGTGCCAGGCGATGTCCGCCGCACCGAACGCGGCACGGACCATCTCGTCGAGCGCCGTGCGGGCGCGTAGCTGGGCCAGGCCGTCCCAGCGGCTCGACCCGGCCATGTCGATGACGACGATCGACCAGTACTCCGGATCCGCCGAGATCCCGGTACGACTTCGATCAGGCCGACGGCCGTTCAGCCGCCGCAGGCCCCTGAGCACCGCAACGGTGGACAGGAGCCGCGAACTCCCCTGCCGCACAACCATTCTCCACCTCCGTCTACACCGTCCGTGCCGTTACCCGAGTGAGGCTCGGGATGTTACGGGCAGCTCGGAACGCGGAGAATTCCCCGTCCGGGCCCACAATGGCTGAGCAGCTGCGAGTGGTGATCGCCGAGGACAACTACCTGGTGCGAGAAGGAACACGGAGACTGCTGGCGGATTCCGGCCTCGTGGACGTACTCGCCGCGGTCGGCACCGCCGACGAACTGCGCGACGCCGTACGCAGACTCCGCCCGGACGCAGTGCTGACCGTCATCCGTATGCCACCAAGCCACCACATGGAAGGCATCGACGCCGCCCACGCCATCCGGGCCGACCACCCCGGCACGGGCGTCGCTGTGCTGTCCCAGCACACAGACGCCAGCTACGCGCTCGCACTGTTCCGGGACGGCACAGCCGATCTCGCCTACCTGCTCAAGGACCGCCTCGACAACGTCGAAGACCTCATCCGAGCGCTCCGGGAAGTCGCCCAAGGCGGCTCAGTCGTCGACCCGCTCGTCGTCGAGGCCCTCGTCACCCGGCACACCCGCACCGCCCACTCCCCGCTAGCCACCCTCACCCCACGCGAACTCGACATCCTGCGCGAGATGGCCCAAGGCAAAACCAACGCAGGCATCGAACAAGCCGTGCACCTGTCCGCGTCCACCGTGGAGAAACACGTCAACTCCATCTTCAACGAACTCGAACTCGCCGAGCAGCCCGTGCACCGCCGAGTCGCCGCGGTACTCGCCTTCCTGCGGGAACGTCCTGCCGAGTGAGAGCGCATCGCCTGCCCTGTCAGGAAATGAAGCCCTCGGACTTCATCCACTCGGTGGCGACAGCGGCAGGTTTCACGCCTTCGACGCTGACCTTCTTGTTCAGCCCGGACAGCACCTTGGTGTCGAGCTTCGCCGCGATCGAGTCGAAGACCTGCTCGAGCTGCGGGTGCTGCCTGGCCACTGCGGCACGGATCGTGATGGCGGGGTTGTAGATCGGGAAGAACTTCCGGTCGTCCTCCAGCGGTGTCAGCTTCTGCGCCGGGACCCGGCCGTCGGTCGTGGCGACCTCACCGAAGTTGCAGGTGCCGCCCTTGCCCGCGGTCGGGTAGATGACGGCGTCGTTGAGCAGGTGGATCTGCGCGTCCGGCAGGGTGAAGTCGTATGCCTTCTGCAACCCGGGGAAGCCGTCGTCGCGGCTCTTGAACTCCGGTCCGATGCAGGTGGACGCCGCCGCTGGGTCCCGCTTGGCGAGCGCCGCGTAGTCCGACAGGGTCTTCGTGCCGTACTTCTTCAGCGCGTCCTCGTTGACCGCGATCGCGTAGGTGTCGTTCGCGGGCGAGCGCGCCCACCAGACGATCTCGTTCACCGCATCGCCCTGCTTCACCGCGTCGTACTGCGCCTGCGCGTCCGGGACCGGTTTGGTGTTCTTGAGGTAGGTCACCCAGGCGGTTCCGGTGTACTCCCAGTAGAGATCGACCTCGCCGCTGGTCAGCGCCTGGCGGACGTTGGCGGAACCGGTGATGTTGGTCTTGTCCTCCGGATCGGCACCGGCCGCCCGCAGCGCGACGATGGCGATCTGGCCGAGCAGCAGCTGTTCGTCGAACTCCTTCGAGCTGACCCTGATCTTGGCGCCTGCCAGCGAGTCGATCTTCTTGATCGACCCCGCGCCGACCGCGGTCTTGTCCGGTGCCGTCTCGATCGTGCACCCGGTGGCGACGGTCGCCGCCATGACGAGCGCGAGCGCCGCGGCCATGGTGCGTCGAGTGATGTGCATGTGACACGTCCTCCTGGTGTCGATCGAACCGGTGGTCAGATTCCCTTTGGCCGCAATACCTCCTCCGCGACAAGCCCCAGCCAGTCGGCGACGAGGGCGAGAGCGGCGACGACGATGCCGTAGGTGACGCTGAGGATCGGCCGGTCGAGCCCGATGCCCGCGACGAGACCACCGCCGAGGCCACCCCCGCCGACGAAGGTGGCGAGCGTCGCGCTGGCGAAGGTGAGCACGAGGGCCGTCCGGATGCCGGCGAGGATCACCGGTACGGCAAGCGGGAGCTCGATCCGGGTGAGCACGGCCAGTTTCGGCATCCCCATGCCCCTGGCCGATTCGATGACCGTCCGGTCCACTCCCTCCAGCCCGACGATCGTGTTGCGCAGCACCGGCAGCACGGCGTAGACGACCAGCGCCACGACCACGGTGGTGGTTCCGGTGCCCATCCACAGGGCCAGGAGCACGACCAATCCGATGGACGGCACCGCCTGGCCGAGGTTGCCGAGCCCCAGTCCCACGGGCTTGATCCAGCGAGCTCCCGGGCGTGTGATCAGAACACCGAGCGGCACGGCGATGACGATCGTGCACACAGTCGAGAGGATCGACAGCCACACGTGCTCGCGCAACTCACGGGCGAGCTCGTCGCCGTCGAGATAGCGCGCCTCGATGGAGTCGGCCGGAATTCCGCGCACCACAAGGTAAAGCGTGACCAGGGCCACCACGATCAGGATCGGCCGCAGCACCAGTCCACGCCAGCCGGCGCGCGCCCGGCCGGCGATCGGCGGCGCGGTACCGGGCGCTGCTCCCCCGTCGAAGCCGGCAGGGTTCCGGTTCGGATCGGTGGCAGTCATGCCTGGACGTCCGTCTCGGTGGCCGGGCGGAGCACAGCCTTCAAGTGCGCGAGGTCGAGGACACCGAGAGCACGACCGTCCTCGGTGACCAGGACGGTGTCGCTGTTCTGGCCGAGCATGACGTTCAGCGCGTCGCGCAATGTCGCGTCAGCCGTGATCGCGGGGAGCTGGTCCACGATGGTGGGTGCCGCGGCGAGCTCGGCATCACGGACCCGCATCAGGGCAAGCTGTTTGAGGTGACCGCCCGCGCCGATGAAGCTGGCGACGTAGTCGTCGGCCGGTGCGGCGAGAATCGCCTCGGGCGTGTCGTACTGTGCGATGACCGACTGCGGGCGGAGCACCGCGATGCGGTCACCGAGCTTGAGTGCCTCGTCGAAGTCGTGCGTGACGAACACGATCGTCTTGCGCAGTTCGCGTTGCAGGCGCAGGAACTCGTTCTGCAACCGCTCGCGGGTGATCGGGTCGGTCGCGCCGAACGGCTCGTCCATCAGCATCACCGGCGGATCGGCGGCAAGCGCACGCGCCACCCCCACCCGCTGTTGCTGGCCGCCGGACAGTTCACGCGGGTAGCGGCGCGCGTAGTCGACCGGCAGGCCCACGAGTTCGAGCAATTCCTCCACTCGCGCGGTGATGCGCTTGCGGTCCCAGCCAAGCATTCGCGGCACGGTGGCGATGTTGTCGGCCACGCGCATGTGCGGGAACAGGCCGGTGTGCTGGATGACGTACCCGATGTTGCGGCGGTGCTCGTCCGCGTCGAGCGCGAGAATGTCGGTGCCGCCGATGGTGATCCGCCCCGACGTGGGCTCGATCAGCCTGTTGATCATCTTCATCGTCGTGCTCTTGCCACAGCCGGACGGACCGACCAGCACCACGATCTCGCCTGCCGGTATCCGCATCGTGACCCGGTCGACCGCCGGGCTCGGCTGCCCGGGGTACTGCTTGCTGACGTCCTCGAGCTCGATCGTCTCAGCCACGGATCCCCCTCGATGTCGTCAGCCTGCCGACCAGGCCGAACGCCAGGTCGAACAGCAGCGCGAGCAGCACGATGCCGAACGTCCCGACCAGTACCTGGTTGAGGGAGTTCGCCGCACCGAAACGGCCGAGGCCGTCGAAGATCTGGTTGCCGAGGCCCGGCCCCTTCACGTAGGCGCCGATGGCCGCGATGCCGATCGTCATCTGGGTCGACACCCGGACTCCGGACAGGATGACCGGCCACGCCAGCGGCAGGCGCACGCGCCACAGCAACCGGGACCGGCCCATGCCCATCCCCTGTCCCGCTTCGACGACCGCCTTGTCGACACCGCGCAGACCGACGATCGTGTTGCGGATGATCGGCAGCAGCGCGTACACCACGAGCGCGATCAGGACGTTCGTGGTTCCCAGACCCACGAGGCCGATGAGGATGCCGAGCAAGGCGATCGAGGGGATCGTCAGGAACGACGCGGTCGTGGTGGTCACCAGGGCCGCCAAGGCGAATCGCTGGTAGGTGAGCACACCGGCGGCCACGCCGATCAGCACGGCGATCAGCATCGCGACGATGGTCAGATTGGCGTGCCGGACCGCGTCGTTGTAGATCTCGACCAAGTTGTCGCTGATGTACTCGGTCAGGCTCAAGCGAGAACTCCCCGGCTCGCCGGGCGCACGCCTGTCCGGGCGATCGGGTCAACGGCCAGCACGTTCGTGATCACGATGCCCCTAACCGTGGAGGTGTGACCACACTACCAATTCGCGGAGCCCGATGTTCGTCCCGACGACAGGGACGAACGTGTCCCCTTCGCCGCCGGAGTGCTGGCATCCCGTGTCTGTCCTGCGCGAGACGCCTCGCCGCGCACCACGCGACTGCGCGATTCCCGCAGCAACGCGACGGGATCCAGCGCCGGTGCGCAGGGCTCCGCGCGTACGTCCGCTCGCAGCCGTTCGAGTTCGCCCCATACCTGTTGGTCTGCGATGAGGTCCCGGTCAGTGGTCATGCCGATGCATCGCGGTCGGGGCCGCGGATGTCACGTCATTCGTGATCGGGTCACCCCCAGCGGGGAAGCCGGCCTCCGCCGGATGTGGCCCGGTGCCGGGGTTTCGCCGTGGCAGGAGCAGACCGGCGACGGCCGCGACCGTGAACGCGATGATCGTGACCCAGGTGCCGGCGAGAAGTCCGGAGCGGTACGCGCCGGGTGACTCGCCTGCGCCCAGCACGCCGAAGAACACGACACCGACGACGGCTATGCCGAGTGCGTAGCCGATCTGCTGGAAGGTGTTGAACACGCCGGACGCGGCACCGGCGTGGTCGGTCGGGACGGTGGACAGCGCGAGGTCCATCAACGGCACGGCCAGCACGATCATGCCGATGCCGCTGAGACCGAGCGGCCAGATGAGGTCCCATCCGGACAGTGCGGTGTGCTTCTCGTCGACGACGAGCATGTACCACCCGAACGACAGCGCCTGGATCACGCCACCGATCACGACCAGGCTCTTGCCCGCCCGTGCCGCGAGCGGTGCGGCGATCGCCGTTCCGGCGAACGATCCCACCGTGATCGGCAGCATGGCCAGTCCGGTCTCCAGTGGACTGAACCGCAGGCCTTCCTGGACGTAGATCCCGAAGACCAGGGCGAAACTGCCCCAGCCGAGCTGGTACGTCAGCTGCACGGCCAGCCCGGCGGCGAAGGTGCGGTTGCCGAACAGGCCCGCGGGCACGAGCGGCGAGTCGTCGCGCCGGGACTTGCGTCGCTGGTGCCGTGCGAAGACGAACAGCACGACGGGTGCCGCGGCGAGCATGACCCAAACCCACGCCGCCCAGCCGTGGTTGTGTCCTTCGACCAGCGGGTAGACCAGGAGCAGCAGTCCGGCGGTGGCGAGCAGGACGCCGGTGAAGTCGAGTGTCAGGCGTCGCGTGGCGCGCGTGTCGGGCACGAACAGCAGCGTGGCCACGATCAGCAGGATGCCGATCGGTACGTTGATGACGAACACGCTGCGCCATCCCATGCCGAACGCGTCGATGGTGATCAGCCAGCCGCCGAGCAGTTGCCCGGCGAGCACACCGAGACCGCCCAGCGCGGCCATGACGCCGAAGATCGGGCCGCGTTCCGCCGGCTTGTACATCGCCTGGATGCTGGAGAGGACCTGGGGCACCATCATCGCCGCGAACGCGCCCTGACCGATCCGGGACGCCACGAGGACGCCGCCGGTCTGCGCGACCGCCGCCAGCAGCGAGGTCGCGGTGAACCCGCTGACACCGACCAGGAAGACCCGTTGGCGGCCCCAGATGTCGCCGAGCCTGCCGCCGGTGATCATCAGCGCGGCGAACGCGAGGATGTAACCGGTCAGCGTCCACTCCAGCTGGGCCGGTGTCGCGCCGATGTCGCGCTGGATGCTGGGCAGCGCGACGTTGGTGATCATGGCGTCCATCAGGTCCATGAAGGCGGCGACGATCAGCACGACCATCGCGATTCCCCTGCTTCTCATCGCATCCCCCTAAACTGCGTGTACCTCACGCATTGATTGCGTGAACCATACGCAATCAACGGGCGTGCAGTCAACGCCGCAGGTGGGACGTGGTTTACGCGCTGGTGAGCCAGTCCAGGACGCGAGTCAGACCGAACTCGAAACCGGCCTGATCGGCCTGGTCGCGGTCACGGGAGTCGACGGCGCCGCTCGCGATCATCCGCGCCAACGCCGGGTAGTCCTCCGCACGCACCAGCCCGCCCATGATCCTGGAGTACTGGGAAGCGGAGCCGCCGGTTTCCCCGAGGTCGGTGGCCAGCCTCGAACTGTTGCGCACATGCCCGTCGAGCAGCAGCAGGCCGTTGAGGCGATCGGTGTCGCTCAACCGTGTCCCAGCGAGGCACTGCAGGCCGTAGTCCACCCACGCGAGCGCGTTCGGCGTGGTGGGCAGGCTGCGGATCCGGACCTTGAGCATCCACGGATGCGCCTGGTAGGTCGCGAACATGCGGCGCGCCCAGAACTCCAGACCCGCACGGGGTGGCGACGCCGGCGGGGTGTCACCGGGGAGAGGACCGTAACCCAGGTCCAGCATCAGGGTCAGCAGGTCTTCTTTGGACTCCACGTAGCGGTAGAGCGACATGGTCTTCGTGCCGAGCTCGTCGGCCAGCTTGTTCATCGAGAACGTCTCGAGGCCGGTCCGGTCGACCAGGGTGATCGCCGCGGCCACGATCCGGGGCAGGGTGAACTTGGGCTTCGGGCCACTGCGGACCGGCGTGCGCAGGCCCCACGCCAGCTCGATCGCCGCGGGCAGCCGGGGATGCGCGTCCATCGGCGTTTCCGGCCCTTCCCGTCACCCTGCCGTGCTCCAATGCGTATAGCTTACGCAATGCCGCACTGCCGCGTGCCGACGCAACGGTCACGGCGAGGGAACCAACGTCACATCCTGTCCGCTGGAAGTCAGCACACCCGGCAGGGAAAGCGGGGTCATCCTCAACGTCAGCAAGGTGGCCGAAGCACGCGCGGGCCCGGCCTCGAACGGCGGGTTCTCGACCTTGCCGGAAGCGGTGAACGAGTGCCGCTGGCCGTCGCACACAGCGCGCTCGCCCTCGCCGATCGTGCGGCCACTCCCATCCTGCATCAGGCTGACAGTCACGAACACAGCCCTGGCCGGGTCATTGTTGTTGCACAGGTACGTCCCGGACAAGGTTACGGTCTTGTCGCCGGACAATTCCCCGTTCGGATTGATCGCGATCTCGTTGCCGGCTGCCCGCGTTGTGCCCGCGTCCGCGACCGGGCCGATAAATCCCACTACCACGACGCTGACAAAGGCCGCGACCCCGTAACGGTAACCACGCATTGTTCTTTCCCTTCCCGCTTCACGCGGACTATCCGGCTTCTCCGAACTGAAATGGTATGCCCGTTGCGGGGTGCGCTCAGTCAAAACGAGGTGCGGAACCCCCTATTGAGCGAACCGCAGCACCCTGACCGTGGCCGTGCTGGATCACGTGCGTTCCGTTTTTGCTGTGCACAATGCGCTCGGCGACCGGTAGCGCCCGCCTGATCGAACACGATGCCCGGGATGAGCGAGGACCGGAACCCCACCGGGCTGGGGCAACGCCGCTTCAGCACTCGCTCGGCACCGGGTCACGAACCCGGTTCATCGCCCACCTGTTTGGCGGATCCACAACATCCACGAATGGTGCGTGAACCATGAGAAATCGTCTCGCCGCGGCTCTGCCCGCCGTCCTGCCCGCCGTCCTGACAGTCGTCCTGACCGGCGCACTGGCCGCGGCGCCAGTGGCGGTCGCGGCCCCGCCCACAGTCATCGACCTGGGCACCCTGCCAGGTGACGCCTCCAGCACCGCCCTGGGCCTCAACCAGAACGGCGTTGTCATCGGGCAGTCCTTCACCAAGGACTCCTCGTCGACCACCGTCAAGGAACGCGCGGTGAAGTGGAACCCCAACGGCGTCATCACCGCATTGCCGACCCCACAGGGCGACACAAACCCGCACAGCAGACCCGTTGACATCAACAACTCGGGCGCCATCGCCGGCAACACCTACGGCGGCCAGGTCACACGCGCTCTGCGATGGAACGCGAACGGCACCATCACCACCCTCAAACCTCTACCGGGCGACACGTCCAGCAGCGCCGTGGCGATCACCGCGGACGGCACCGTCGCCGGGCATTCGTCCACGCCGTCCCGTCCAACCCGCGCGGTGCGATGGGCACCTGACGGAACAGCCATCGCACTCGCGATCCCCAGCGGGCACACCGAGTCGACATTCCGAGCCATCAACGACAACAACACGGTCGTCGGCTCCTCCCGGGGCGCAAGCGGGTCCGGCAAGGTCCTGCGGTGGGACGCGGACGGCACATACACCGACATCACCGCCCACGTCAACATCCCGTACCTGATCAGCAACACAGGAATCATCGCTGGATGGGGGCACACGCTCCACGGCGTGCAGCTGAACCCGGACGGGAGCACAGTCGACCTCGGCGCCTACGCGGAACCCTCCGCGATCGGCACCGACGGCACTGTCCTGGTCAACGTCGGCAACCCGCCCTTCTGGCACGCGGCCAAGCGTGCGCCGGACGGGACTGTCACCAGCCTGCCGAGCCTGCCCTCCGACAGCTTCAGTTCGGCGCGAGCCATCAACGACGCGGGCATCATGGTCGGCGGCTCGTCGATCCTGCGCAAGCCGCCGTCGCAGACGGAAAGCCATCCCGTCTACTGGCGTACCGATGGCAACGTGACCGCACTGGACCTCCTGCCCGGAGGCACAAGCGGTTACGCCCTGCTCATCAACGACTCCGGCACGATCACCGGGACATCCGGCTCAGCCAACGGAAGCCGAGCCGTGATCTGGCGGCTCTGATCCGACCGCTGGTGCCGTGTACGGCAGCGCTCCTGCCGTACACGGCATTGCCCCGGCGGAAACTCCCGTTTTTCCTTGCCTGGGTGATCCGGCAATGCCCGGGAACAAATGCCGCCCACGTTCCGGACGATCACCGGCGCGGGTTTGGGTGAATTCGTGCCGCAGGTCAGCCCGACGGTTCATTGTCGTGCGTGGATGATTTCGCCGTCCGGCCGCCTGTGCTCGGGTGCGGCAGGACGACAGCGTGTTCAGTTCGCCAGTAGTGCCTCCATTGCCTGCACTGTGTCCGGGTACTGCTTCAGCAACGTCACTCCATCCGCTGGTGCTTTCCATGCGTCGGTGCAGCCCAGCAGGTGTGCCGTCGCGTCACAGGTCGCCGGATAGGCGGCCAGCAATGTGGAGCCTGTCCCGGTCGTGACGGCCTGCACAGGCGCGGGGTCGTGTCGGGTGAGCCAGGGCGGGGTCCATTCGTCCAACGCGGACAACTTCGCGGGGAACAGGCGACCGGCTTCGCGGATGAGAAGCGGGACCATCTGCGCGCCCCGGCCGCGCAATGTGCTGATCAGCGTGGGTAACCACGGCAACAGCAACGGGTCCGGGAGTTGGGCGAAGGCGTTGGACATCGCCTCGACCACGAAGCCCACCAGGCCCGGCGCCGGTTCCAGTGCGTGCACGAAACCGCTCAGGTACCGCGGATAGCTGGGCAGCGCCAGTGGGTTGCCCAGCAAGGCGGCACACCGTGCGCGTAGTTGCTCACGGGTGAGGGTGCCGAGCTGGACCTGCGCCGCCCACAGCAGCGCCACCTTCGACGGCTCCTCCGGGTGGGATTGGGCCACGGCCAGTTCCAGTTGCGCGCGGTCACAACCGAGCGACAGTGCCAGGGATTCCATGCTGAACAGGAAGCCCAGCATCGCGGCCACCTGGTCGACGGTGGCGTCCTCCTCGGTGAACGCCGTCGGCAGCAAGGTGCAGTAGTGGGCGTAGCCGGTTCGGACGAAACGCTCGATCCACGGCGGTAGAACGGGTTCGTTGGTGCGGTAGTAGGTCAGCAGACGCCGCACCCGGCTGAGGACCTCCGGCGCGCCGTCGACCGTGCGTTCACCTGACAGCACCTCCAGCGCGTGGGTGCCCAATTCACCGGCCAGGCGTGCGCTGTGCAGGTAGCGGATCGCGTCCTCCACGGCTTCGAGGGCCTGTGCCGTGGTGGCTTGCGGGCCGTAGGCGACACGGCGCAGACGCTGCTCCAGGACCTGCTCGATGCTGACGCCCTCGTAGCCCAGTTCGATCAGGGACCGCTGGTGGGTGCCGAGCGCGAGATCCCAGGACTCCTGGATCGGGCGCTCACCGAGGCGCCGTTCACCCATGATCGGGCGGGCGGCGCCCTGAGGCATCAGGTGACGCAGCATCCACAGCAGGTCGGAGCACGCTTCGAGCTCCGGCTGCGAGGCGATGTCGAGCAGCGCCCGTTGGACGCCGCGTTGCTGGAGTTTCAGGTTGAGCGGGGCGAGCCGGTCGTGCACGTCACGGGCCAGCGGCGGCAGCGCGTCGTAGCCGACCTGGCCGATCCGGTCGCCGCCCATCATGATCTCGACGAGGCGGCGCACGTCACGGCGGCCCGGCACCACCTCCTTCTCGATGCACGTGATCGCCGCGTCCTGGAAGTCGTACGGCGTCGGCCGGGCCCGGTCGCGAATACCGGCCAGCATGATCGACGTCTCGAACACCGCGATCGCGTCGGCAGTCGAAGCGAGATAGCCGTTGCGCCGGGCCGCGCGCACGATCTCCACCGACCAGCCCAGCAACTCGGCCTCGTCCAGCCGGTCGAGCACCGGCGGGCGTTGCAGGAAGCCGGAAAGCTGGTCCACGGCCGCGACTTGCCCCACGGGCGCGGCCAGGACCGCGGGCTTCTTGGCCTTCTTCTTGCCGGACTGCCCTTCGAGTTGGAACGGTTTCACTTTGCTGCGGCGGAGGTTCTTGGCCCACTCGGTCGCGGCGATGGACACCGACCCGGCGGCCAGACCGAACTGGGCCTCGATGGCCGCGTGGCTGGACGGGATCAGGCCGTACTGCCAAGTGCTCGCACTGCGCGGGCTGATCTCGAAGCCGTCGGTACCGTGCACGCCGAACTCGGCGACCCGGCTGGCCGCGTGGAACGCGCCGCAGACGTACAGGCAGTCCGCCGGGTCGGTGCCGGTGGCGGCCAGGTGCTCACGCATCCGCGTCCACATGTGGCGTTCACGGTCCTCGTCCACCCGCACCCGGTGCGGATCGCCGGGAGCCAGCCGCCGGAACAGGCT
This window contains:
- a CDS encoding ABC transporter permease, whose protein sequence is MSLTEYISDNLVEIYNDAVRHANLTIVAMLIAVLIGVAAGVLTYQRFALAALVTTTTASFLTIPSIALLGILIGLVGLGTTNVLIALVVYALLPIIRNTIVGLRGVDKAVVEAGQGMGMGRSRLLWRVRLPLAWPVILSGVRVSTQMTIGIAAIGAYVKGPGLGNQIFDGLGRFGAANSLNQVLVGTFGIVLLALLFDLAFGLVGRLTTSRGIRG
- a CDS encoding glycine betaine ABC transporter substrate-binding protein, whose protein sequence is MHITRRTMAAALALVMAATVATGCTIETAPDKTAVGAGSIKKIDSLAGAKIRVSSKEFDEQLLLGQIAIVALRAAGADPEDKTNITGSANVRQALTSGEVDLYWEYTGTAWVTYLKNTKPVPDAQAQYDAVKQGDAVNEIVWWARSPANDTYAIAVNEDALKKYGTKTLSDYAALAKRDPAAASTCIGPEFKSRDDGFPGLQKAYDFTLPDAQIHLLNDAVIYPTAGKGGTCNFGEVATTDGRVPAQKLTPLEDDRKFFPIYNPAITIRAAVARQHPQLEQVFDSIAAKLDTKVLSGLNKKVSVEGVKPAAVATEWMKSEGFIS
- a CDS encoding DUF6299 family protein, whose product is MRGYRYGVAAFVSVVVVGFIGPVADAGTTRAAGNEIAINPNGELSGDKTVTLSGTYLCNNNDPARAVFVTVSLMQDGSGRTIGEGERAVCDGQRHSFTASGKVENPPFEAGPARASATLLTLRMTPLSLPGVLTSSGQDVTLVPSP
- a CDS encoding ABC transporter permease, with product MTATDPNRNPAGFDGGAAPGTAPPIAGRARAGWRGLVLRPILIVVALVTLYLVVRGIPADSIEARYLDGDELARELREHVWLSILSTVCTIVIAVPLGVLITRPGARWIKPVGLGLGNLGQAVPSIGLVVLLALWMGTGTTTVVVALVVYAVLPVLRNTIVGLEGVDRTVIESARGMGMPKLAVLTRIELPLAVPVILAGIRTALVLTFASATLATFVGGGGLGGGLVAGIGLDRPILSVTYGIVVAALALVADWLGLVAEEVLRPKGI
- a CDS encoding TetR/AcrR family transcriptional regulator; translation: MDAHPRLPAAIELAWGLRTPVRSGPKPKFTLPRIVAAAITLVDRTGLETFSMNKLADELGTKTMSLYRYVESKEDLLTLMLDLGYGPLPGDTPPASPPRAGLEFWARRMFATYQAHPWMLKVRIRSLPTTPNALAWVDYGLQCLAGTRLSDTDRLNGLLLLDGHVRNSSRLATDLGETGGSASQYSRIMGGLVRAEDYPALARMIASGAVDSRDRDQADQAGFEFGLTRVLDWLTSA
- a CDS encoding response regulator transcription factor; the encoded protein is MAEQLRVVIAEDNYLVREGTRRLLADSGLVDVLAAVGTADELRDAVRRLRPDAVLTVIRMPPSHHMEGIDAAHAIRADHPGTGVAVLSQHTDASYALALFRDGTADLAYLLKDRLDNVEDLIRALREVAQGGSVVDPLVVEALVTRHTRTAHSPLATLTPRELDILREMAQGKTNAGIEQAVHLSASTVEKHVNSIFNELELAEQPVHRRVAAVLAFLRERPAE
- a CDS encoding MFS transporter, encoding MRSRGIAMVVLIVAAFMDLMDAMITNVALPSIQRDIGATPAQLEWTLTGYILAFAALMITGGRLGDIWGRQRVFLVGVSGFTATSLLAAVAQTGGVLVASRIGQGAFAAMMVPQVLSSIQAMYKPAERGPIFGVMAALGGLGVLAGQLLGGWLITIDAFGMGWRSVFVINVPIGILLIVATLLFVPDTRATRRLTLDFTGVLLATAGLLLLVYPLVEGHNHGWAAWVWVMLAAAPVVLFVFARHQRRKSRRDDSPLVPAGLFGNRTFAAGLAVQLTYQLGWGSFALVFGIYVQEGLRFSPLETGLAMLPITVGSFAGTAIAAPLAARAGKSLVVIGGVIQALSFGWYMLVVDEKHTALSGWDLIWPLGLSGIGMIVLAVPLMDLALSTVPTDHAGAASGVFNTFQQIGYALGIAVVGVVFFGVLGAGESPGAYRSGLLAGTWVTIIAFTVAAVAGLLLPRRNPGTGPHPAEAGFPAGGDPITNDVTSAAPTAMHRHDH
- a CDS encoding ABC transporter ATP-binding protein, giving the protein MAETIELEDVSKQYPGQPSPAVDRVTMRIPAGEIVVLVGPSGCGKSTTMKMINRLIEPTSGRITIGGTDILALDADEHRRNIGYVIQHTGLFPHMRVADNIATVPRMLGWDRKRITARVEELLELVGLPVDYARRYPRELSGGQQQRVGVARALAADPPVMLMDEPFGATDPITRERLQNEFLRLQRELRKTIVFVTHDFDEALKLGDRIAVLRPQSVIAQYDTPEAILAAPADDYVASFIGAGGHLKQLALMRVRDAELAAAPTIVDQLPAITADATLRDALNVMLGQNSDTVLVTEDGRALGVLDLAHLKAVLRPATETDVQA